A genomic region of Methylobacterium durans contains the following coding sequences:
- a CDS encoding SCO family protein: MALTDQDGQSRRFYSDVLKGRIAVIAFIYTSCRDICPVVTARLTQVQDKLAHDKLAHDKLAHDKGAQDKGAEAAEPVFVAISIDPLTDTPARLKAYADAFGAGPGWTFLTGQPEAIALVRHKLGERSQKLVEHSRTLLLYNDATGEWARDSAFGDLTVLAATIRAMNPAFSAGRTGGAAIGEASLATDLPGQSLFLKTCAACHTIGQGARVGPDLAGIGARRSRDWLTAYITDPQRLRAAGDAAALDLARAFPSVRMPNLALSEADAADVLAYLEARTYAAQEAEKDAEKDAAREASAGDHHHHHHHHH, translated from the coding sequence GTGGCGCTCACCGACCAGGACGGGCAGAGCCGCCGCTTCTACTCCGACGTGCTGAAAGGCCGGATCGCCGTCATCGCCTTCATCTACACGAGCTGCCGCGACATCTGCCCCGTCGTCACCGCCCGCCTCACCCAGGTCCAGGACAAGCTCGCACACGACAAGCTCGCACACGACAAGCTCGCACACGACAAGGGCGCCCAGGACAAGGGCGCGGAGGCGGCCGAGCCCGTCTTCGTGGCCATCAGCATCGATCCCCTCACCGACACCCCCGCCCGCCTCAAGGCCTACGCCGACGCCTTCGGCGCCGGGCCCGGATGGACCTTCCTCACCGGCCAGCCCGAGGCCATCGCGCTGGTGCGCCACAAGCTCGGCGAGCGCAGCCAGAAGCTGGTCGAGCACAGCCGCACCCTGCTGCTCTACAACGACGCCACCGGCGAGTGGGCCCGCGACTCCGCCTTCGGCGACCTCACCGTGCTCGCCGCCACCATCCGCGCCATGAACCCCGCCTTCAGCGCCGGCCGCACCGGCGGGGCCGCAATCGGCGAGGCGAGCCTGGCCACCGACCTGCCCGGCCAGAGCCTGTTCCTGAAGACCTGCGCGGCCTGCCACACGATCGGCCAGGGCGCCCGCGTCGGGCCGGACCTGGCCGGCATCGGCGCCCGGCGCTCCCGCGACTGGCTCACCGCCTACATCACCGACCCGCAGCGGCTGCGCGCGGCGGGCGACGCGGCCGCCCTCGATCTCGCCCGGGCCTTCCCGTCCGTGCGCATGCCCAACCTCGCGCTCTCGGAGGCCGACGCCGCCGACGTGCTCGCCTATCTCGAGGCCCGCACCTACGCCGCCCAGGAGGCGGAGAAGGACGCCGAGAAGGACGCCGCCCGCGAGGCGAGCGCCGGGGACCACCATCACCACCATCATCACCACCACTGA
- a CDS encoding multicopper oxidase domain-containing protein, with protein MFLDRKTTSRIRMQEAERARENRLEIVKAHSHGEITKRDMFRWGLYGASGLIAAKHGLSPFVRSAYAAVPTGTPASPLFGAQKFHEPLNRAVVQPRIPLVAAAGSDDVIWLDANGRPYANELPGRRLSYHDEWSKKGANWQRLSNPLTGRGPCEGRPPGEFFAHQRWSKDPTSSNRDLFPKVGYIMSLGQCQSSTKYCNEMPAQNANAMWSFGPRQPGWRGSNAGSRLGYGAPCLIKARYGEPMLTRIYNDLPVDRTQNGGFGRNEISTHFHNAHNGAESDGACNAYHFPGTFYDYHWGTTLARRDMPSIRAFNDPLYQKKASGPTDDGGLMMVEGDYRELQGTLWFHDHRFFFTAENVHKGNFALCNYYSGPDRASTGIRDGVNLLLPSGDSLPWGNQDFDVNLAVSNPAFDKDGQLFFDIFDTDGFLGDILAVNGSYYPYMEVLPRRYRFRILNASMSRFIKLAVAVNNARSYSSGTTVPIWFIANDGNLVVNPIQITELDEQGVAERYDIVIDFSAFADGDSIYLVNLLQQTAGMKPDGAVSMSNALKGVAADPCVGPIMEFRVRKGGIKSVDDPSRTYQGTEIDGSADFTNADWKSGLKTLTTQIPVVAPVRERVIEFNRAGGGDSRDPKTGQCIPECGDIESFPWAVRINGQAAHSLNANRIGALVPKPGEVEYWTLVNGGTGWDHPIHLHFEEGITLDRGGASIGPMEKLVRKDVWRLRPGGTVRFQVRFGEFGGSYVNHCHNTVHEDFAMLLRYQLLTPAPNDPDYVKTGSRPHWQISNTPIPSPDGVTFRVPEVLPEAQPTFKPPGRA; from the coding sequence ATGTTTCTGGACCGCAAAACGACCTCTCGGATCCGTATGCAGGAGGCCGAGCGCGCCCGCGAGAACCGGCTGGAGATCGTCAAGGCGCACTCGCATGGCGAGATCACCAAGCGCGACATGTTCCGCTGGGGTCTCTACGGCGCGAGCGGCCTGATCGCGGCCAAGCACGGGCTCAGCCCCTTCGTGCGCAGCGCCTACGCGGCCGTGCCGACGGGGACCCCGGCGAGCCCGCTCTTCGGCGCCCAGAAATTCCACGAGCCCCTGAACCGCGCGGTGGTGCAGCCGCGCATCCCGCTCGTGGCCGCGGCTGGCAGCGACGACGTGATCTGGCTCGACGCGAATGGCCGGCCCTACGCGAACGAGTTGCCGGGCCGGCGCCTGTCCTACCACGACGAGTGGAGCAAGAAGGGCGCGAACTGGCAGCGCCTCTCGAACCCGCTGACCGGCCGCGGCCCCTGCGAGGGCCGCCCGCCGGGCGAGTTCTTCGCCCACCAGCGCTGGTCGAAGGATCCGACGAGCTCGAACCGCGACCTGTTCCCGAAGGTCGGCTACATCATGTCCCTCGGGCAGTGCCAGTCGAGCACCAAGTATTGCAACGAGATGCCGGCGCAGAACGCCAACGCGATGTGGTCGTTCGGGCCGCGCCAGCCGGGCTGGCGGGGGTCGAACGCGGGCTCGCGTCTCGGCTACGGCGCGCCCTGCCTGATCAAGGCGCGCTACGGCGAGCCGATGCTCACCCGCATCTACAACGACCTCCCGGTCGACCGCACCCAGAACGGCGGCTTCGGCCGCAACGAGATCTCGACCCATTTCCACAACGCGCATAACGGCGCGGAGAGCGACGGCGCCTGCAACGCCTACCACTTCCCCGGCACGTTCTACGATTACCACTGGGGCACCACCCTGGCGCGGCGGGACATGCCGAGTATCCGCGCCTTCAACGACCCGCTCTACCAGAAGAAGGCCTCGGGCCCGACCGACGACGGCGGCCTGATGATGGTCGAGGGCGATTACCGCGAATTGCAGGGCACCCTGTGGTTCCACGACCACCGGTTCTTCTTCACGGCCGAGAACGTGCACAAGGGCAATTTCGCCCTCTGCAATTACTACAGCGGGCCGGACCGGGCCAGCACCGGCATCAGGGACGGCGTGAACCTGCTGCTGCCGAGTGGTGATTCGCTGCCCTGGGGCAACCAGGATTTCGACGTGAACCTCGCCGTCTCCAACCCGGCCTTCGACAAGGACGGCCAGCTCTTCTTCGACATCTTCGACACGGACGGCTTCCTCGGCGACATTCTGGCCGTCAACGGCAGCTACTACCCCTACATGGAGGTGCTGCCGCGCCGGTACCGCTTCCGCATCCTCAACGCGTCGATGTCGCGCTTCATCAAGCTCGCCGTCGCCGTCAACAATGCCCGCTCCTACTCGTCGGGCACGACGGTGCCGATCTGGTTCATCGCCAACGACGGCAACCTCGTCGTCAACCCCATCCAGATCACGGAACTGGACGAGCAGGGCGTCGCCGAGCGCTACGACATCGTCATCGACTTCTCGGCCTTCGCCGACGGTGACAGCATCTACCTAGTCAACCTGCTGCAGCAGACGGCGGGCATGAAGCCGGACGGCGCAGTCTCCATGTCGAACGCCCTGAAGGGGGTGGCCGCCGACCCGTGCGTCGGCCCGATCATGGAGTTCCGGGTCCGCAAGGGCGGTATCAAGAGCGTCGACGACCCGAGCCGGACCTACCAGGGCACCGAGATCGACGGCAGCGCCGATTTCACGAATGCGGACTGGAAGAGCGGGCTGAAGACCCTGACCACCCAGATTCCCGTCGTCGCCCCCGTGCGCGAGCGCGTCATCGAGTTCAACCGCGCCGGCGGCGGCGATTCCCGCGACCCGAAGACCGGCCAGTGCATTCCCGAATGCGGGGACATCGAGTCCTTCCCCTGGGCGGTCCGCATCAATGGGCAGGCCGCGCACTCGCTGAACGCAAACCGCATCGGCGCCCTGGTGCCGAAGCCCGGCGAGGTCGAGTACTGGACCCTCGTCAACGGCGGCACCGGCTGGGACCACCCGATCCACCTCCATTTCGAGGAGGGCATCACCCTCGACCGCGGCGGCGCCTCGATCGGCCCGATGGAGAAGCTCGTGCGCAAGGACGTCTGGCGCCTGCGCCCCGGCGGCACCGTACGCTTCCAGGTCCGCTTCGGCGAGTTCGGCGGCTCCTACGTGAACCATTGCCACAACACGGTCCACGAGGATTTCGCGATGCTGCTGCGCTACCAGCTCCTGACCCCGGCGCCAAACGATCCGGATTACGTGAAGACGGGCAGCCGGCCGCACTGGCAGATCTCGAACACGCCGATCCCCTCGCCCGACGGCGTCACCTTCCGCGTGCCGGAGGTGCTGCCCGAGGCCCAGCCGACCTTCAAGCCGCCGGGCCGCGCCTGA
- a CDS encoding PilN domain-containing protein, with protein MAPARRTRRPAARCCRSGGAGPARPAAGRAALGLGAACLALALTGFCGLAGRQAALIGALEAQMAAMDAPARGSAERLRSVYGLIGAAGELARLREAPGVVAVWEELARLLPATTYLTEIQVTGAGVELSGYSEAAAELIARLQGSHLLQNPTLSGPIVFDKARARERFALRATFRQTRLPEEILTP; from the coding sequence ATGGCGCCAGCCCGGAGGACGCGGAGGCCGGCGGCCCGGTGCTGCCGTTCGGGCGGCGCAGGCCCGGCCCGGCCCGCGGCGGGGCGGGCCGCGCTCGGCCTCGGCGCGGCCTGCCTGGCGCTGGCGCTGACCGGCTTCTGCGGGCTGGCCGGGCGGCAGGCGGCGCTGATCGGCGCGCTCGAGGCGCAGATGGCGGCGATGGACGCGCCGGCGCGGGGCTCGGCCGAGCGGCTGCGCAGCGTCTACGGGCTGATCGGCGCGGCGGGCGAGCTGGCGCGGCTGCGGGAGGCGCCGGGCGTGGTGGCGGTGTGGGAGGAGCTGGCGCGGCTGTTGCCGGCCACGACCTACCTGACCGAGATCCAGGTGACGGGCGCCGGCGTGGAGCTGTCCGGCTACAGCGAGGCGGCGGCCGAGCTGATCGCCCGGCTGCAGGGCTCGCACCTGCTGCAGAACCCCACGCTCTCCGGCCCGATCGTGTTCGACAAGGCCCGCGCCCGCGAGCGCTTCGCCCTCCGCGCCACCTTCCGCCAGACCCGCCTCCCCGAGGAGATCCTCACACCATGA